ACGCGGTCCGTTATTCGTCTGGCAGCGAGTTGACGCTTTTGTGCGGTCACTACAAGGATGTCGATCAGCGCGTCGCCGACAATCTGGCGACGGAAGAAATTTCACTCGGCGATTTCGTACTCAGTGGTGGAGAGCCGGCGGCGCTGGCAATCGTCGACGCAACTGTGCGGCTGCTTCCAGGGGCGATGTCGGACCTCGACAGCGCGAGGGCAGACTCTTTCTACGACAGGGGGATCAGTGCTCCGAGCTACACTCGTCCACCTGACTTCCGCGGGCTGGGAGTTCCGGAGGTGCTTCTTTCAGGGGACCATGCGAGAATTGCCCGATGGCGTCGAGAGGAAGGCGAACGTCTGACGCGCGACCGGCGCAGAGAGGGATAGCCTCCACCCGTAGCTCCCAAAGTGGCATAACTGTCCGTCTTCGGTTATTTTGCAATTCTACCCTATTTACCCCGGGCCGACGTCCGCCCTGAGCTTGATATGCACCCATTTATTGAAACCCAGAAAGAGTGGCTACGTAGCGACGTACCAGCGTTCCGCGCCGGTGACACCGTGCGAGTGTCAGTCCGCGTGAAGGAAGGTGAAAAAGAGCGTCTTCAGGCGTTCGAGGGAGTCTGCCTCGCACGTCGTGGGAGTGGAATCAGTGCCACCTTTACGGTGCGGAAAATCTCGAGCGGTATCGGCGTCGAGCGCATCTTTCCGACGCATAGCCCGATGATCGCGACGATAACGGTGGTTCGCAGAGGGCGCGTGCGGCGCGCCAAGCTTTACTACCTCCGTCACCTCACTGGCAAGGCAACCCGCATCAAGGAGCGGAAGGTGCGCGTTCAGACTCCGAGCTCCAACGCCTAAGCCAGCTCATCGCAGGAAACGCTGGACGCATATCGAAAGGGATCTCCGCGCTGAGCGGGGTCCCTTTCTCGCTGGCGTCGATGAGGTCGGCCGTGGACCGCTGGCGGGTCCGGTAATGGCCTGCGCGGTGATCATGCCCCCTGAAATGCGGGCGATTGCCGGTGTCGACGACTCCAAGAAGCTCACGCCCGATCAACGCACCCGGCTGGCGGTGCGGATTCGCGACAAGGCGCTCGCCTGTTCACTCGGTGCCGCATCGGTGTGTGAGATCGAGCGAATCAACATCTATCAGGCAAGCGTCCTGGCGATGACCCGGGCATTGGCCCGACTGCCGGTCCGCCCCGATCACGTGGTGATTGACGGAAAGACGATGCGCACGCTTTCAACCGTGCACACCGCGGTGGTGCATGGCGACGCACGCTGTTTCAGCATCGCATGCGCTTCGATCGTCGCCAAAGTTACGCGCGACCGGCTGATGGCGCGGCTGGCACGCCGCTATCCCGCCTACACCTGGGAGACAAACGTCGGATACACGACCCCCGCCCACATCCGCGGCCTCGCCACGCACGGCATCACGGCCCACCACCGCCGGACGTTCTTCAGGATAAGCCAGCTTGTTCTCGACTTCGACGCCGCGATCGCGGAGGAAACCGCCACCGTCACCAACGAGCTCGGGCTGAGCCCGTGACGATTCGCGGCCCGCTCGTTGGCGTCATAATGGGGTCGAAGTCCGATTGGGAAACGATGCGGCACGGGGTCGACACGCTCGAGGCGCTCGGGGTTCCGGTGGAAACCAGAATCGTGTCGGCCCACCGAACCCCCGATCTCCTGTTTGAGTATGCTGCTGGTGCCATCGGCCGTGGTCTCCAGGTCATAATCGCGGGGGCGGGAGGCGCTGCGCATCTGCCTGGAATGATCTCCGCCAAGACGACGCTGCCCGTGCTTGGCGTTCCCATCGAGTCCAGAGCGCTGGGAGGAATGGACTCTCTTCTCTCAATCGTGCAGATGCCGGCTGGCGTGCCGGTCGGTACGCTTGCCATTGGAAAAGCAGGGGCAATCAACGCCGCGCTGCTCGCGACCGCCATACTTGCCATTGCGCACACGGAATACCGCGCGGCGCTGGAGAGTTTCCGTACCGGCCAGACGCAGTCGGTGATCGATCAGTCAAACCCGGCTGCCGCGGAGTGAAGGTCGGGGTGCTGGGCGCTGGCCAGCTCGGTCAGATGCTCGCGCTCGCCGGAATAAGACTGGGATTCGAATTTCGTTTCTTCTCTCCCGATCCTGACGCGCCCGCGGGCCGGATTGCCGAGCTCGTGATTGCCGACTACGAAAATCACGAGGCACTCGCGCATTTCGCGGATGGGCTGGATGTCGCCACGTATGAATTCGAGAGCATCCCCTCGGAAGCGGTAAAAATCGTCAGTGCGACAACTCGTGTTTTCCCCCCGCTGAATGCCCTGGAGGTTGCGCAGGACAGGGCAATGGAAAAAAAGTGCTTCGAACGGCTTGGCATCCCCACCGCGCCGTTCGTGTCGGTCGATTCACTGGGCGAAGTGCGAGCCGCATTACAACACACCGGGATGCCCGCGGTTCTCAAGACAAGGCGTTTTGGCTATGACGGCAAAGGCCAGTTCGTCATCCGCAGACTTGAGGACATTGCCTCTGCGTGGGTAGCGCTCAAAGGCGCTCCGTCGATCGTCGAGTCGTTCGTCGGATTTTCCCGCGAACTCTCGTTGATATCCGTGCGCAGCGGCGAGGGCGCAACGGCGTTCTATCCACTGGTAGAGAATCACCACATCGAGGGCATCCTGCGCTCCTCGCTTGCTCCAGCGCCCGGCGTTTCAGCGCTGCTGCAAAAACTGGCCGTGGATTACGCCCGGCGTCTGCTCATCGACCTAGATTACGTCGGAGTGCTGGCAGTCGAGTTTTTTGAGAATGAGGGTGGGCTTATTGCAAACGAGATGGCCCCCCGCGTGCATAATACGGGTCACTGGACCATTGAAGGCGCGGACACAAGCCAGTTCGAGAATCATCTCCGCGCGATCGCGGGGCTTGGACTGGGGTCTTCCGACATGGGGGGCGCGGCCGGGATGGTGAATGTGATTGGACGGGATCCTGACGTGCGGAAATTGTGTCTTATAGATGACGTTCACGTCCATATGTATGGAAAGGTTGCCGCGCCGCGGCGCAAGCTCGGGCATATCACTGTCACGGCGGATGATATGGACGGGGTACGCAGCAGGGTGGCCGAGATCCGGAGAGTGCTGTCGAGCGTTTGACTCGCAGAGAGTAAGCAGGTACTGTGGAGCGTCGTGACCCTCGCACGATCCAGGAGGATCCAATTCAAAAGGTTCGTCGTGTTGCAGTACTGGGCCTGCTTCTGGCCGCTGCATGCAGCAGTCCGTCCCAGCCGCTCGCTACGACCGGGAACGTTTCCGGAGCGAGCGTACAGCCCGGTCGCGATTTTCAACTTGCCGTGGGCGCGGCGGCGCGGATCGAAGGAACGGCATCGCGTATAGTCTTTCGATTGGTCAAGGATGACTCGAGGTGTCCGGCGGACGTCCAATGCGTCTGGGCAGGCAGCGCAAAGGTTGTGCTGACATTGCTGACGGAGGGACAGGCTGACAGGGAAATCGTCGTCAACACTGGGGTCGAGCCGCGTTCCGCTTCACTCTCCGGATTTGTACTGCGACTAACGAGCCTCAGTCCGGTGCCTCGCGCGGGTTCGCCCATACCTGCAGGCAGCTATGTGGCCACGTTCGAGTTGACTGCCCCGTAGCTCGGTAACGCACAGCAACTTTTCGGGGGATTCAAACGTTATGGGGATTGGCGATGTCAGACCGCCATCACCCATAACCCCGCCGGACAATGCCGAACGCGAAATTGCTGGTACGTGCCCTGATCGTCATCGCCGCCATAACGCCGGCAGTCCGCGCAGAAGGGCAGAACGATGATGCGGCGTGGATTCGCCAGTGTCGTGACAACCGGTGGAATGACCGGCGTGCAACGCATTGCGAAGTTCGGGAAATGCGGGTACGGGCGCCTGGCGGGACAGTAAGAATGGAAGGGCTTCGCAACGGCGGAGTTTCTGTTACCGGGTGGGACCGGGACAGCATCGCCGTAACGACGCGCATCCGCGCGCAGGCGCGCTCGGATGCCGACGCAAGAGCCATCGCCAGCCAGGTGCGGATTACGGTAAACGGTGCCAGCATCAGCGCGACCGGCCCGAGATCAGATGGCGATGAATC
This DNA window, taken from Gemmatimonadaceae bacterium, encodes the following:
- a CDS encoding ribonuclease HII, which gives rise to MERDLRAERGPFLAGVDEVGRGPLAGPVMACAVIMPPEMRAIAGVDDSKKLTPDQRTRLAVRIRDKALACSLGAASVCEIERINIYQASVLAMTRALARLPVRPDHVVIDGKTMRTLSTVHTAVVHGDARCFSIACASIVAKVTRDRLMARLARRYPAYTWETNVGYTTPAHIRGLATHGITAHHRRTFFRISQLVLDFDAAIAEETATVTNELGLSP
- the purE gene encoding 5-(carboxyamino)imidazole ribonucleotide mutase, with the translated sequence MTIRGPLVGVIMGSKSDWETMRHGVDTLEALGVPVETRIVSAHRTPDLLFEYAAGAIGRGLQVIIAGAGGAAHLPGMISAKTTLPVLGVPIESRALGGMDSLLSIVQMPAGVPVGTLAIGKAGAINAALLATAILAIAHTEYRAALESFRTGQTQSVIDQSNPAAAE
- a CDS encoding 5-(carboxyamino)imidazole ribonucleotide synthase, giving the protein MKVGVLGAGQLGQMLALAGIRLGFEFRFFSPDPDAPAGRIAELVIADYENHEALAHFADGLDVATYEFESIPSEAVKIVSATTRVFPPLNALEVAQDRAMEKKCFERLGIPTAPFVSVDSLGEVRAALQHTGMPAVLKTRRFGYDGKGQFVIRRLEDIASAWVALKGAPSIVESFVGFSRELSLISVRSGEGATAFYPLVENHHIEGILRSSLAPAPGVSALLQKLAVDYARRLLIDLDYVGVLAVEFFENEGGLIANEMAPRVHNTGHWTIEGADTSQFENHLRAIAGLGLGSSDMGGAAGMVNVIGRDPDVRKLCLIDDVHVHMYGKVAAPRRKLGHITVTADDMDGVRSRVAEIRRVLSSV
- the rplS gene encoding 50S ribosomal protein L19: MHPFIETQKEWLRSDVPAFRAGDTVRVSVRVKEGEKERLQAFEGVCLARRGSGISATFTVRKISSGIGVERIFPTHSPMIATITVVRRGRVRRAKLYYLRHLTGKATRIKERKVRVQTPSSNA
- the trmD gene encoding tRNA (guanosine(37)-N1)-methyltransferase TrmD, with protein sequence MPLRINIITIFPEFFHAPLGLSIPARAMAAGSVEYNIVDLRDYTHDRHRTVDDAPYGGGAGMVMKPGPFFEAVENIGATAPILLLSPRGRVFSHADAVRYSSGSELTLLCGHYKDVDQRVADNLATEEISLGDFVLSGGEPAALAIVDATVRLLPGAMSDLDSARADSFYDRGISAPSYTRPPDFRGLGVPEVLLSGDHARIARWRREEGERLTRDRRREG